A window of Chitinophagales bacterium contains these coding sequences:
- a CDS encoding DUF4286 family protein, whose product MIIYNITVKPDPDISESYLEWLKEIHIPAIMATGCFLEFRICRMLDVEEGDGTTLVVQYHAPDRVAYETYIREYAPKLREDAFQTWGDRFLAFRSIMEIL is encoded by the coding sequence ATGATCATTTATAATATCACTGTTAAACCCGATCCGGATATATCTGAATCCTATCTTGAGTGGTTGAAAGAGATCCATATTCCGGCCATTATGGCTACCGGATGTTTTTTGGAATTTCGGATTTGCCGTATGCTGGATGTGGAGGAAGGCGATGGCACGACTTTGGTGGTTCAGTACCATGCGCCTGACAGAGTAGCTTATGAAACCTATATCCGGGAATATGCCCCGAAATTGCGTGAAGATGCCTTTCAAACCTGGGGAGACCGGTTTCTGGCCTTTCGGAGTATAATGGAGATTCTTTGA
- a CDS encoding HU family DNA-binding protein: protein MNKAELINKIADDAGITKTQANAALDSFTEAVTKTLKGGGKVTLVGFGTFTVSKRAARNGRNPKTKEVIRIKARKVARFKAGKDLAAKL, encoded by the coding sequence ATGAACAAAGCTGAATTGATAAACAAGATCGCCGATGATGCGGGCATCACAAAGACACAGGCCAATGCCGCCCTGGATTCCTTCACCGAAGCCGTGACCAAGACCCTGAAAGGCGGTGGTAAAGTAACTCTGGTCGGATTTGGTACCTTTACTGTGTCCAAACGCGCCGCCCGCAACGGACGCAATCCCAAAACCAAAGAGGTGATCCGGATCAAGGCTCGTAAAGTGGCTCGTTTCAAAGCAGGTAAAGACCTGGCTGCCAAGCTCTAA
- a CDS encoding 30S ribosomal protein THX → MGRGDKKTKKGKIFKGSHGKSRPAKATKKTGNKPEAKK, encoded by the coding sequence ATGGGAAGAGGCGATAAAAAAACCAAGAAAGGAAAGATCTTCAAAGGCTCTCACGGAAAAAGCCGCCCGGCAAAAGCGACTAAAAAAACAGGGAATAAGCCAGAGGCGAAAAAATAG
- the pdxH gene encoding pyridoxamine 5'-phosphate oxidase has protein sequence MSKNLADLRRDYSFESLTEQEARKDPISQFSIWWQEAIDAKIDEANAMTLATAAGDGVPSARVVLLKEYSEEGFVFFTNYNSYKGQQIAENPKACLLFFWKELERQVRIIGIITKVSDQVNDDYFQSRPEASRIGALVSPQSSVIEGRDWLDQRFNDKVRELEGKFIPRPAHWGGYIVKPVIMEFWQGRPSRLHDRLQYTLDEDGGWKMERLAP, from the coding sequence ATGAGCAAGAACCTCGCCGATCTGCGCAGGGATTATTCCTTTGAATCGCTGACAGAACAGGAGGCCCGTAAGGACCCCATCAGCCAGTTTAGTATCTGGTGGCAGGAAGCCATTGATGCCAAGATAGATGAAGCCAATGCCATGACCCTGGCTACTGCCGCCGGGGACGGGGTGCCATCGGCCCGTGTGGTATTGCTAAAGGAATACAGCGAAGAAGGGTTTGTATTTTTTACCAATTATAATAGTTATAAAGGACAGCAGATCGCGGAAAACCCCAAGGCCTGCTTGCTGTTTTTTTGGAAAGAGTTGGAACGGCAGGTACGGATCATTGGCATTATTACGAAAGTGAGTGATCAGGTGAATGATGACTATTTTCAATCAAGACCAGAAGCCAGTCGGATTGGTGCGTTGGTCTCCCCACAGAGCAGTGTGATCGAGGGCCGTGACTGGCTGGATCAACGGTTCAATGATAAAGTGCGGGAATTGGAAGGAAAATTCATTCCCCGGCCGGCCCATTGGGGTGGCTATATTGTAAAACCTGTAATCATGGAGTTTTGGCAGGGTCGACCCAGTCGTTTACATGATCGCTTACAGTACACGCTGGATGAGGATGGGGGGTGGAAGATGGAGCGGCTGGCGCCGTAA
- a CDS encoding UMP kinase, giving the protein MMTPKYKRILVKLSGESLMGDKNFGFDTSVLTQFAKDIKEVTDMGVEVAVVIGGGNIYRGMNEAESGIERAHGDYMGMLATVINGMALQASLERIGVYTRLLSAIKMEQIAEPYIRRRAIRHVEKGRVVIFGAGTGNPYFTTDTAGSLRAIEIDADVILKGTRVDGIYSADPEKDKNAVLYEHISFQECIAKNLKVMDMTAFTLCMENNLPIIVFNMNKPGNLSRVVRGEKEGTLVTG; this is encoded by the coding sequence ATTATGACCCCTAAGTACAAGCGTATCCTGGTCAAACTTTCCGGTGAATCTTTAATGGGCGATAAGAATTTTGGTTTTGATACTTCGGTACTTACACAGTTTGCCAAAGACATCAAGGAAGTGACGGATATGGGCGTGGAAGTGGCCGTAGTGATCGGGGGTGGGAATATCTACCGGGGTATGAATGAGGCCGAATCCGGCATTGAAAGAGCACATGGTGACTATATGGGTATGCTGGCCACGGTGATCAATGGCATGGCCTTGCAGGCCAGTCTGGAGCGAATTGGTGTGTATACACGCTTACTTAGTGCTATCAAGATGGAGCAGATCGCTGAGCCCTATATCCGTCGTCGGGCCATCCGGCACGTAGAAAAAGGCCGCGTAGTGATCTTTGGCGCCGGAACGGGGAACCCTTATTTTACCACAGATACCGCCGGCTCTTTGCGGGCCATTGAAATCGATGCCGATGTGATCCTTAAAGGGACCCGGGTGGACGGTATTTATTCCGCTGATCCTGAGAAAGATAAGAACGCCGTTTTATATGAACATATCAGTTTTCAGGAATGTATCGCCAAGAACCTGAAAGTGATGGATATGACCGCCTTTACCCTGTGTATGGAAAACAACCTTCCGATCATCGTATTCAACATGAACAAACCTGGCAACCTGAGCCGGGTGGTCAGGGGTGAAAAAGAAGGAACCCTGGTTACCGGTTAA
- a CDS encoding response regulator transcription factor, whose amino-acid sequence MAFIVALTEDNQVNRNTFIQKIRVMQDVEVLFTATDGNDCLEQLKGLPHGKLPQVIFMDLEMPGMDGIETIRIAKSLYEQVHFIVLTVFDDEEKIFEAIRAGASGYLLKHEAAPVLQEAISNVLEFGGAPMSPAIARKTLRLLSTSEAANTPATAAEAYPHSITDREKEILKYMVSGWDAKRISAELNISVLTIRKHIANIYQKLHVNSKAQVISLAHKNKWV is encoded by the coding sequence ATGGCATTCATTGTTGCATTAACTGAAGACAACCAGGTCAACCGCAATACCTTTATCCAAAAGATCAGGGTGATGCAGGATGTGGAAGTGTTATTCACGGCCACTGATGGCAATGACTGCCTGGAACAATTGAAAGGATTGCCCCATGGTAAACTACCCCAGGTCATTTTTATGGACCTCGAAATGCCGGGCATGGATGGCATTGAAACGATCCGGATCGCCAAATCACTTTATGAGCAGGTTCATTTTATCGTGTTGACGGTATTTGATGATGAGGAAAAGATCTTTGAAGCGATCCGCGCCGGGGCATCGGGATACCTGCTCAAGCACGAAGCGGCCCCTGTGTTGCAGGAAGCCATTTCCAATGTACTTGAGTTTGGAGGCGCTCCGATGAGTCCGGCCATTGCCCGCAAAACACTTCGCCTCCTCAGTACGTCCGAAGCTGCCAATACCCCAGCCACTGCAGCCGAGGCCTACCCCCATAGCATCACCGACCGGGAAAAAGAGATTCTCAAGTATATGGTCAGCGGATGGGATGCCAAACGGATCTCTGCCGAATTGAACATCAGTGTGTTGACCATCCGGAAACACATTGCGAATATCTACCAGAAACTGCATGTTAATTCCAAGGCTCAGGTAATCAGTTTGGCTCACAAGAATAAGTGGGTGTAG
- a CDS encoding sigma-70 family RNA polymerase sigma factor has protein sequence MDVARQFIGLKENDEKVLQYIYVSNYPKVERFVLDNNGTADDARDVYQEAFVAVWRNVQMDRFQPQNESAVAGYLYQIARNKWLDQIRSVKNRKTTTMPENAFEQVADEPMIEEGDLQYLELVKEKYEALGDPCRDLLKRFYFKKESMREIAAHYSWTEASAKNNKYRCLQKLRTMVINKEEKNIQ, from the coding sequence ATGGATGTAGCAAGGCAATTTATTGGTTTGAAGGAAAATGACGAGAAGGTATTACAATACATCTATGTAAGTAATTACCCTAAGGTCGAGCGGTTTGTACTGGACAATAACGGTACGGCCGATGATGCCCGGGATGTGTACCAGGAAGCTTTTGTTGCGGTTTGGCGTAATGTGCAGATGGACCGTTTTCAGCCACAGAATGAATCAGCTGTTGCGGGGTATCTGTACCAGATTGCGCGGAACAAATGGCTTGATCAAATCAGATCGGTGAAAAACAGGAAAACAACAACAATGCCCGAGAACGCCTTTGAACAGGTGGCAGATGAACCCATGATCGAAGAGGGTGACCTGCAATACCTGGAATTGGTCAAGGAGAAATATGAAGCACTGGGCGATCCGTGCCGGGATTTGTTGAAGCGTTTTTATTTCAAAAAAGAAAGCATGCGTGAGATCGCTGCGCATTATTCCTGGACAGAAGCCAGTGCCAAGAATAACAAATATCGGTGCTTGCAAAAGTTGAGGACCATGGTGATCAATAAAGAGGAAAAAAATATCCAATGA
- a CDS encoding tetratricopeptide repeat protein, producing the protein MKPRYDISPEEFDQIEQYLAGQLTASENSLFEKRIQEETEWAEKVKEVKLLVLGIKENELKTRLQSFHKQMNTTTSIKTEAPVRSMGSRRWLAAASILLVAALATWWMVSRQDPYEKLYSTYYTPDPGLPTTMSVAGNYQFDKGMVAFKSGDYKEALQIWTPISKTTPSNDTINYFLGVTQLALKQNDEALALLKPIANDANRPFYKDACWYTGLVLLRQGKPEAATPFIQKSNYPGSTELIQEINKK; encoded by the coding sequence ATGAAACCGCGATACGACATATCACCCGAAGAATTTGACCAGATAGAACAATACCTGGCCGGACAACTCACTGCCTCCGAAAACAGCCTCTTTGAAAAAAGGATACAGGAAGAAACTGAGTGGGCGGAAAAGGTAAAAGAGGTGAAATTGCTGGTACTGGGAATCAAAGAGAATGAATTGAAAACGCGTCTGCAATCGTTTCATAAGCAGATGAATACCACCACATCCATCAAAACGGAAGCCCCTGTTCGTTCCATGGGAAGCAGAAGATGGCTGGCCGCCGCTTCCATCCTCCTTGTAGCCGCATTGGCGACCTGGTGGATGGTTTCACGTCAGGATCCTTATGAAAAATTATACAGCACTTATTATACCCCCGACCCGGGACTGCCTACCACGATGAGTGTGGCCGGAAATTATCAGTTTGATAAAGGGATGGTGGCATTTAAATCAGGCGACTATAAAGAGGCACTGCAGATCTGGACTCCGATTTCTAAAACAACGCCCTCCAACGATACGATCAATTATTTTCTGGGCGTAACACAACTGGCCCTTAAACAGAATGACGAAGCATTGGCCTTGCTTAAACCCATTGCCAATGATGCCAACCGGCCTTTTTACAAAGATGCCTGCTGGTACACCGGACTGGTACTCCTTCGGCAAGGTAAACCCGAAGCGGCTACCCCTTTCATTCAGAAATCCAATTATCCTGGTAGTACAGAACTAATTCAGGAAATCAACAAAAAATAA
- a CDS encoding CHAT domain-containing protein: MLRKYLVLLMAAFGLAILLPMLAQEKPPAANEIEKAIEQKDFKKADSLVKRDLALFYSQGHLDTIPAYLHYAGKIVYGQFGTAKASAAVFAFIDTLESHNATPKILIAACRRAAEFFANLGQNSDGYKSCEKALAYAQSLTERKELEIAQCEYNLGVYAQRLGNFTVSRNHHRVSLAIREKNPGATAEDLYFSNNAMGGIFWYASLYDSAAACYQKALENVAKMEDLPVNRFYRPAMIHNNLAALYSAEGKTSEGIRSMELSIDHFQQFIATPEPHEKKQDAQVGILEAIDNLAGLYKEIGDYGKAGDLLRYSYQQKLNRYNSDNPGIFISEILMGQHFNSINEYDSAMIYLTKGLDKLQKAEGDYLFWSGDAHFNLAMVYANRKENEKAAFYYQKADSLYEASYQGAYDNVYMDFMRNASIFYARNNQYEKAMSGAKKVYNYLRQVGQEKSLQAFYQILNIAEVNYLSARYSEAIRFSRDALTVVNEKVTEGMTVLDSVKIDVFKPKAILLNERSEYAMRPVRDSLYLAGVSVRLEQALQILEKRKVLIDDPESINILIADNMELIDFAKQIEWERYERGGQTARLDRFINLHESGLYNRIRSRLDKKKAVRFGKLPISLQEEEQKLKSAIPASLSDNKPNNELINDYLTSVKNWEGFLEKIKADYPVYYNMRYASLFRPLPSLQSAIPANTTLIRYFFVGDQLLALVADSSTKHMIRLDGSDVEKNIALLLQQSYLEKPSTPVLNALYQALWTPLAPSIHNQKLIIIPDGILFNLNFELLTPDPITNYRELAQKGLLAKHDIVYHYSLFMLENQAGEEAISSNYVGFAPGFSDDLKKAYVATVKDSVNLDFQYLSLLPQPNTNKLAKKFKSILGGQTYLNLASTPSVFRKNAGGHKIIHIGTHAEYNNIYPERSRLIFAKTPSVIQDTNSLFLHDIYNCDVQSDLTLLTACETGRPGFQDGEGMVSLAHAFNYAGSRSILTGLWKIDESSSSRITESFISHLKKGLSSDEALRQAKIDYLTQNPDRVLAPAYWSGLILMGRPGTIEFAQTGWPWWWFAIGGVLLAGVGCWMLGGRILDGG; the protein is encoded by the coding sequence ATGCTCCGTAAATACCTCGTCCTACTGATGGCCGCATTTGGCCTGGCTATCTTATTGCCTATGCTGGCGCAGGAAAAACCTCCTGCTGCCAATGAGATCGAAAAAGCGATCGAACAAAAGGATTTTAAAAAGGCAGATAGCCTTGTCAAACGTGATCTTGCCCTTTTTTATAGTCAGGGTCACCTGGATACGATTCCCGCTTACCTGCATTATGCAGGAAAGATCGTGTACGGGCAATTCGGTACCGCTAAGGCCTCGGCTGCTGTATTTGCTTTTATCGATACGCTGGAATCACATAATGCCACACCTAAGATATTGATCGCCGCCTGTCGCCGTGCGGCGGAATTCTTCGCTAACCTTGGACAAAACAGCGATGGGTACAAGTCATGCGAAAAAGCCCTGGCCTATGCTCAATCGCTTACCGAAAGAAAAGAACTCGAAATCGCCCAGTGTGAGTACAACCTGGGAGTATATGCGCAACGATTGGGAAATTTTACGGTTTCGCGCAACCATCACCGTGTTTCCCTGGCCATTCGCGAAAAGAATCCCGGCGCCACCGCCGAAGATCTCTATTTCTCCAATAACGCCATGGGGGGAATCTTCTGGTATGCCTCCTTGTACGATAGTGCCGCTGCCTGTTATCAAAAGGCCCTGGAGAATGTGGCTAAAATGGAGGACCTGCCGGTCAACCGGTTCTATCGGCCGGCCATGATCCACAACAACCTGGCAGCACTCTATAGTGCAGAGGGAAAGACCTCTGAAGGCATCCGCTCCATGGAATTATCCATCGATCATTTCCAGCAATTCATCGCCACCCCTGAACCACATGAAAAAAAACAAGATGCGCAGGTAGGGATTTTAGAGGCGATCGACAACCTGGCTGGACTTTATAAAGAAATTGGTGACTATGGCAAGGCCGGTGACCTGCTCAGGTATTCCTATCAACAAAAACTAAACCGGTATAACTCCGACAATCCGGGGATCTTTATTTCAGAGATTCTCATGGGGCAACATTTCAATTCCATAAATGAATATGATTCCGCTATGATCTACCTCACAAAGGGATTGGATAAACTGCAAAAAGCCGAAGGGGATTATCTGTTCTGGTCGGGCGATGCGCATTTCAACCTGGCCATGGTGTATGCAAACCGGAAAGAAAATGAAAAGGCCGCTTTTTATTATCAAAAGGCGGACAGTCTCTATGAAGCAAGCTATCAGGGTGCTTATGATAATGTGTACATGGATTTCATGCGCAACGCTTCCATCTTTTACGCCAGAAACAATCAATATGAAAAGGCTATGTCGGGCGCCAAAAAGGTGTACAACTACCTTCGACAGGTGGGTCAGGAAAAAAGTCTGCAGGCCTTTTATCAAATACTCAATATTGCCGAGGTGAATTATCTATCGGCAAGATATTCCGAGGCCATCCGCTTTAGCCGCGATGCTCTCACGGTGGTCAACGAAAAGGTGACCGAAGGGATGACCGTGCTAGATTCGGTAAAGATCGATGTATTCAAACCCAAGGCCATCTTGCTGAATGAGCGATCGGAATATGCAATGCGTCCTGTACGCGATAGCCTCTATCTCGCCGGGGTATCTGTCAGGCTTGAACAGGCCCTGCAAATCCTGGAAAAAAGAAAAGTATTGATCGATGACCCAGAAAGCATCAATATCCTCATAGCCGATAATATGGAACTCATCGATTTTGCCAAACAGATCGAATGGGAACGCTATGAAAGAGGCGGGCAAACCGCCCGTTTGGACCGGTTCATCAATCTCCATGAATCGGGTCTATATAACCGGATCCGCAGCCGGTTGGATAAGAAAAAAGCTGTACGCTTTGGCAAACTCCCTATTTCCCTTCAGGAAGAAGAACAAAAGCTGAAATCGGCCATTCCGGCTTCCTTAAGTGATAACAAGCCAAATAACGAACTGATCAATGATTATCTGACCTCGGTAAAAAACTGGGAAGGTTTTTTGGAAAAAATAAAAGCCGATTACCCGGTCTACTACAATATGCGGTATGCCAGCTTGTTCAGGCCATTACCCTCGCTTCAATCTGCTATTCCGGCAAACACAACACTTATCCGTTACTTTTTTGTCGGTGATCAATTATTGGCTCTTGTAGCCGATAGTAGTACAAAGCACATGATACGGCTTGATGGGAGTGATGTAGAAAAGAATATCGCGCTGCTGTTGCAACAATCCTATCTGGAGAAACCTTCCACGCCGGTATTGAATGCCTTATACCAGGCTTTGTGGACCCCGCTGGCCCCATCTATTCATAATCAAAAATTGATCATCATTCCTGATGGCATCCTGTTCAATCTCAATTTTGAATTACTTACCCCGGATCCTATTACAAATTACCGCGAGCTCGCACAAAAAGGATTGCTGGCCAAACATGATATCGTGTATCACTATAGCCTTTTCATGTTGGAAAATCAGGCCGGAGAAGAGGCGATCTCCTCCAATTATGTAGGGTTTGCCCCAGGCTTTTCCGACGATTTGAAAAAAGCCTATGTCGCCACGGTGAAAGATTCGGTTAATCTGGATTTTCAATACCTGTCCCTGCTGCCCCAACCCAATACAAATAAACTCGCCAAGAAATTCAAGAGTATTCTGGGTGGGCAGACCTATCTCAACCTGGCTTCTACCCCATCAGTATTTCGTAAAAACGCAGGTGGGCATAAGATCATTCATATTGGCACCCATGCCGAGTACAATAATATTTACCCGGAAAGATCAAGACTCATTTTTGCCAAAACACCATCTGTTATACAAGATACGAACTCCTTATTCCTCCATGATATCTACAATTGTGATGTGCAATCCGATCTGACCCTGCTGACGGCCTGCGAAACAGGTCGTCCGGGATTTCAGGATGGAGAAGGGATGGTATCCCTGGCCCATGCATTTAATTATGCCGGAAGCCGGAGCATCCTCACCGGCCTATGGAAGATCGATGAATCCTCCAGCAGCCGCATTACCGAGTCCTTTATCAGCCATCTCAAAAAAGGCCTTTCTTCAGACGAAGCCCTTCGCCAGGCCAAAATCGATTATCTGACCCAGAACCCTGACCGGGTACTTGCCCCAGCCTACTGGAGCGGGCTGATCCTGATGGGCCGCCCTGGTACCATTGAATTTGCCCAAACAGGCTGGCCCTGGTGGTGGTTCGCCATAGGTGGAGTGCTGCTGGCGGGTGTTGGGTGTTGGATGTTGGGGGGGCGGATTTTGGACGGCGGATGA
- a CDS encoding PorT family protein, whose translation MKKFLILVFVLALHQAGQSQISYGAKAGLNLATIAFSSEDYTTSMKPGFHAGGFVQYTIKEKLGIQAEVVYSAEGNKWIWKPNATKATINTSHIRIPLMVQYKIGNGILVEAGPQYRLLLTIKQTALGATHDIKPLYYGGTFGVGVGAAYELPGKIKGLKAGVRYSRDLSKMNKQNVGGGNLTGSVIAISVQYQLSK comes from the coding sequence ATGAAAAAGTTCTTGATTCTCGTTTTCGTCCTTGCCCTCCACCAGGCAGGCCAGTCCCAGATCAGTTATGGCGCTAAAGCCGGACTCAATCTGGCTACCATTGCATTTTCCAGCGAAGATTACACTACCAGCATGAAACCAGGTTTCCACGCCGGTGGTTTTGTTCAATATACTATAAAGGAAAAACTGGGTATACAGGCCGAAGTTGTTTATTCCGCCGAAGGAAACAAATGGATCTGGAAACCCAATGCCACCAAAGCCACGATCAACACCTCCCATATCCGGATCCCTCTTATGGTTCAATACAAAATTGGCAATGGTATCCTGGTAGAAGCTGGCCCTCAATACAGGCTTTTGCTCACCATTAAACAAACAGCCCTGGGAGCTACACATGATATCAAACCGCTTTACTACGGTGGTACTTTCGGAGTAGGCGTTGGCGCTGCCTATGAACTTCCCGGAAAGATCAAGGGGTTGAAAGCCGGCGTTCGCTATAGCCGTGACCTCTCCAAAATGAACAAGCAAAATGTGGGGGGCGGAAATCTTACCGGATCCGTCATCGCGATATCCGTACAATATCAACTATCCAAATAA
- a CDS encoding beta-lactamase family protein: MRKLLILGTTLSILALTSCSKKSGGGDSDPDPNPPVTQNDIPAIDNAVTTFMNTYSIPGVSIAITKDNKLVYVKSYGKMSASDNTPITNKSLFRIASVSKPITAVGIMKLLEANKLTLDSKVFGAGSILGNDYPSSNLASVTDLTVRHLLHHTSNAWPNDGNDPMFQQPSFNFNQLIKWTLDNYSALGPRGVYRYSNFGYCVLGRIIEKLSGKSYEQFIKDDVLTPCGITTMTLGGNTLADRKTNEVIYTGQGGFSPYNMNVTRMDAHGGWIASATDLAKFMVRVDGFPGKPDILQPATITTMTTRSVPSSNYACGWGVNNANHWWHTGGIPGTATEIIRSSTGYCWVILCNSRSNNANFNGALDNLLWPFMNTTTGWQDIDQF; this comes from the coding sequence ATGAGAAAATTACTCATCCTTGGCACCACTTTGTCTATCCTGGCTCTGACCAGTTGTTCCAAAAAATCAGGGGGCGGCGATTCCGACCCGGATCCCAACCCACCGGTAACCCAGAATGATATACCTGCAATTGATAATGCCGTTACCACTTTTATGAACACCTATAGCATACCTGGTGTATCCATCGCTATTACAAAAGACAACAAACTGGTCTATGTGAAATCGTATGGGAAAATGAGTGCCTCCGACAATACGCCCATCACCAATAAAAGCCTGTTTCGTATCGCCAGTGTATCCAAACCGATCACGGCTGTAGGAATCATGAAATTACTGGAGGCGAATAAACTCACGCTGGACTCCAAAGTGTTTGGGGCAGGAAGTATCCTGGGAAATGATTATCCCTCGTCTAACCTGGCGAGTGTTACCGACCTTACCGTACGTCATCTGTTGCATCATACTTCCAATGCCTGGCCCAATGATGGAAACGATCCCATGTTTCAGCAACCCTCGTTTAATTTCAATCAGCTGATCAAATGGACCCTCGATAATTATTCCGCACTGGGTCCCCGTGGCGTTTACCGCTATTCCAACTTTGGGTATTGCGTACTCGGACGGATCATTGAGAAATTATCGGGTAAGTCCTACGAGCAATTCATCAAAGATGATGTTCTCACACCCTGTGGTATCACCACCATGACGCTCGGCGGTAACACACTTGCTGACAGAAAAACCAATGAAGTGATCTATACAGGTCAGGGTGGATTCAGCCCCTATAACATGAATGTAACCCGGATGGATGCCCATGGCGGATGGATCGCATCTGCTACCGATCTAGCCAAATTCATGGTCAGGGTAGATGGTTTTCCCGGAAAACCAGATATTCTTCAACCCGCCACCATCACGACCATGACCACCCGCTCCGTTCCTTCCTCCAACTATGCCTGTGGCTGGGGAGTGAACAATGCCAATCATTGGTGGCATACCGGTGGTATCCCAGGAACAGCTACCGAGATCATTCGGTCCAGTACTGGTTATTGTTGGGTGATCCTGTGTAACTCACGGAGTAACAACGCCAATTTCAATGGAGCGCTGGATAACCTCCTCTGGCCTTTCATGAACACCACCACTGGCTGGCAGGATATTGATCAATTCTAA